From the Haliaeetus albicilla chromosome 6, bHalAlb1.1, whole genome shotgun sequence genome, the window tcatataccCAGAATTTTAACAACAGGAAAGACATAAGCATAATCTAGTTAAAAGCTTCATCATATAAATCTGTATGTAGTGGTTTAGGTTAGACTGTATATTAAGCTTCTTTTTGTAATACAACCATctacaataaaaatacaagaactCAAGCAACTGAACACCAGAATTTCCCTTTAATTGTGACATAATTATTGCAGTGTAGCAGTACCAGTTTAAGAACATGTATCCGTAACATTTAGCAAGACTTGCTTATAAAATGCAATGTATTAAGCCATGGTTTCAGCAAAAGAACACACACAACCTATGAAAGGAAATATCCCTGTGCCTACTGCTTACTTCCTACTGAGACAGCTCATAGGAGACAACACTACAGATATAAAAGCCAGATGATGTGGTCTTTGCTGCAAATAGCCCCAAGAACAGGCAAGCGTAGGCAAGTGTACATTCAACCTGCAAGAGACAGTTGTTCCAAATTAAGAGACAGATgctcaggaagaaaagcagatggagTCTCATTTTTCCTGCCCAAATACACTGTACTTGGCTTCTCGAAGGAAAAAATTTTCCCTGAGTTCATCCTCCCCATACTTCAGACTTCATCTATGCTTTCTGTCTTAAAGAGCAAGCATTTCACAGGATGTTCTCCCAAAATGAATCAGAGGTATATTTCTGAGTTACCATGCTACTATTTTGCTACTTACTTAGCAGTTAAAGTCAGTTTTTGCTGACTGGTTAGCATGCCTGCTCTACAAAGTGGATGACATCACCTTAACATCCAGGTTTGTAAtgagaaaaattgcttttacaTCTTCAGTGTGCCTGCTGCAGAGTTTGCAGATGAACAAAAGAACACAGGAACAGGACAGAAGCAGAATACAGAAGGTATCATTATCTGTGAACATTAAATATGGAAAAGCAGTAGCTGTTCTCAAAGGTGGCCTCAAAACGAAGAGAGAACAAGATAGTCCTGGAGATACCAGTGACACTGTTGAACACGGTGTAGCTAGGTTTGACTTTTTGCCACCCTCTGGCACCCAAAGACATTACACCAGCAGTAAAGGGGTGTGAACTTGCCTGTACTAACCCCCACCTCTCCTACAGCCACTGCAACATGGTTCTCTAGCACGTACCAAACAGAAACTTTCCTGCTGTCACAGTCTTACCTACCTCCACAGAGCAAGAGGAGCTCAACAGCAAGGGCTGCTTTCAGCAAAGCCAGGTCCTTCCTACCCGAAAGGGTTTTGCTGGTGTGGTTATGATGACAATGGGTCTGAGGCACAGTGGTACTACTGCCCCATCACTACAGATCTACAGGAAAAGTTTGTCACCCGGGCTTAACCTTATTCTGGATTTACAGCATCAGAGTAGAGGAGGCCATTTCATAGATTTTCAATGTATCATAATCTTCACCTTGAATCATTAGCACATATTAAGACCAAGTCCTCCATATCATACTTGAAATTAACTGAACTCATTTTTGGGGTCTTCATATCAGCTtcaatgtggggaaaaaaaaaaaaaatgcttgagcATCTAGAACTCCACTGTGGATGAATGGGGAGAAAAGCATCATCTGTAGATAAATACTAATGTGTTTCgccccctccttttctttttttttaaagaaagcttcTGCTGCTGACTGCGACGAGGAACAAGTAAGTGAAAATGTCACTTGCAAACACTGCTGTATTTTACCATTTGAGTTGCAGTCAGGGAAGAAGGCAAGCTTAGCTTCCAACTCTTAAAACAGATCAAATTATGAGCCAACTAACCCCTTAAAACAGAAGGCAGGTCTTTTACTCAATACTGTATCCTGAAAACCGATGTACAAAAGCAATTAGTTGTCACTTAACCTGGTTAGACTtgtcacagaatggttgaggttggaagacacttctggaggtcatctggtccaaccccaaATGCTCAAGCCAGGTCAGCTaaagcaggctgcccaggaccatgtccagacagcttctGAATGtctgcaaggatggagactccaccacctctctgtACAACCTGCGCCAGTGCTCCATcactctcacagtaaaaaaaagtgtttcttgatGTTCAGGCAAAACCCTGTGTTTCAGGTTGTacccactgcctcttgtcccACCAGTGGGTACCACTGAAAAGAGTCTCAcctctgtcttctttgcaccctcccttcaggtatttaacATACATTGATGATGTCCCCCCCCCGAGTCTTCAATACAGCACTCCAGGTGCATCTCACCAGGGAACGATCCCCTCCCTCGGCCTGCTTGCAAcactcttcctaatgcagcccaggttACCATTGGTGGTCTTtcctgcaagggcacattgctggctcacgttCAACTTGCTGTCCATCTGGACATCCCAGGCCTTTTCTGCAAGGATATCATTTGAAGGATGATATCCAAGCAGTTTTACAATTATGCTGCTTTTACTTCCAAGTAGGCAAATTCTTTAATTCAAAACAGCAACCAGGAAGGGGATCTTAAAATGGTATGCTGCCTAAGTTGAAAGGCAAGAATGGTAAGCCACCGCAGTTCAGGACAGAGGGGCATTTGCTACTGAAACACATAGAATGAGATCAGTAGGTAAGTTAACAGGACTGGTAGTCAATAAGGCTAAGTTAGACAGGGAAGTATAGCTAGGGAAATGATTATATGATGCATGATGCTCATTCCTAAAACATATCACTGTCTCCTCCCCAACTCACTAAAAAAACTGGGTTATAAGGTCAACTCTGTGGTACTTCAACATGACTCGCTTACAACCTACCAATCTCAGAATCAATACCTGTTACTGGCATTACACTATGATTTCTTGAAGTCTACTGAAATCTGAAACACTGCAagatatatatattaaaaaaaaaaaaaaaaaaaggtaagagaaAGACAGCAGGATTTAAGCAAAAATCAAATGGCATCAAATTTGGCTCAGGAGAAAGGCAGCTACCAAATCCTCccaagaaaagagggaaaacaagtTTTGTCATACAAACCCCATCATTTTGCTCACAGTGGAAACAATCTTGGTTTCATTTTATAAGTAACTGGTTTATGAAACTAAACACAGTGAAATGAAGACCGCTTCCTTTCTCAGCATAACTGGAAACTGAGTATTACTGAGCGCTTGTAACAATTAGCAATGAACAAGAATTTATCTTCCAGAAAGTCACTGCTACATAGTTAGCTTCAGTATAAAGATCAGAGAATCATGAACAGAGAAGACTTAgaaaccctttaaaaaaagttaaacccTAGCCCAGATGAATCAATACATTTCAAACAATTTAAAGTTGTACCCTCAATTGTGCTTCTTTCTCCATCCTGGACTCCTGTGTCCTGAATGGTCTCCTCCTTTGCTGTAGTGCCCATCGCTGACACTGTGCTTTCAGAAGTCTCCTCTTCTAGTTTAGGAGCAGCTACTACTTCTGCTTCTGACTCCTGTGCCTCCTTCACCTTTTTTTGTTCTCCTCTGGATAccagtttttgctttttgtcttcctGAGTCACTGACGAAGCTTTCAGCTGAATAGCTGCTACTTGTGTTCCAATGGACTTTTCCTCCAAATAATCAGATTTATGAGTCACATCGGTCAGGTCTTGGCTGTCAACGATGTGTGGGTCTAAGACCAGCTTCTGCCGATCTGCTTCTTTTGGAGTTGATTTTACTTTGGGGTCTCTTGCTTTGGATTTTGATGTTTCATGGCTAACTGATGTTTTAGAAAATGCGACCTGCTTGACAGGAGACATATCAGTTTCTGTTTTGCATGGCTTCTTCTTAGCTACATATTTTTTGTGGGATTTCTTGGACAAGTTCTCTTTTGCTAGCATTGATGCCTTTACTGCTATGTTCTCAGAAAACATGGAATCTCGTCTAGGAAACTCAACTTTGGTTTTAACAGCAACTTCTGAGTCATCATCATTTTCTTGCTCAGAATCTGAGCTAGAATCTGAATCTGAGCTGGATGAAGATGAAATTTCTTCCTCAACTAACTCTTTCCTCAAGACTCCTTCTGTTGCAGGTGTAGTGAGGTTTTCCTCCTCAAGGGAAGAAACAACTACTCGCTGAGGAAATGCAACCACAGTTTTTCTTGACATGAACATCCTCACATCTTCAGCAGAAGGTTTTGAAGCTTTCTCAAGGTTAGTACTAGATATGCTCTCACCTTTGTTTGCAGATACTAGGAGAGAGCTGGAAGACAACATTTTAGGAAATTCAACTGGTGCCTTGATGGCTAGCAGCTTGGTGCTTCCCTGTGGTGCCACTACATCTAGGAAACGGCATAAAGAGGATTATCATCATTATATCTGACACCACTGTTAATTAGTGATCTTAGTCATACAATTTTAACTTTCTGAGATAATCTAGTACAAAAAGCAAATTGAAAGAAGTCATTATACTAAATACAGGCATTATGAAGCAGAAAGTTTTAAGACATTTTAAGAAACTAGAGTTCTAGTTAGCACTTAACAGTTTTTGCTGCTGCGATGCTGAAACTCCCAGACTCTTTGCAAgagctgtttttctctgtgcttcaaTTCTGCATCACTGAAAATGGTTTACAGACACCTTCCTATCTCAGATGAACATTAAGATAGCTTGTTAACCGAGCTCTTCAAATATGCTGCTTCAGAGATAATATTTGTATATGAACAAGCCAGCGAAGCAGAAGACATAGTAAACAGTCATAGCAAAAGCCAGCCTCTTGCAGTAGTTATCTTTAAAGCAGTAGGAAGGGATGACTCCCAAGAGACAAAGTAGCGGAATAAGAGATACCTGAGGCCATACATGAAAGTATTACTTGTTCACGCATCCATGTGACCTACCAACTGAATTGTGTCTAACACAGTTTGACATTATTTCCCCAAGACCTTATCTCCTCCAGTCTTCACTGTCTCCACTTCCTATTTTTGGTTTGAGATTTCTATGTAAAAAAGGTCTCAGAAGATCTCCTAATGCTTCATGTTagcctgcctttatttcttctccctcaTGGATACTTTCATTAAGCTCAATTCTCCAGACAAGGAGCCAACAGCTGAAGAGAAAGTAGCAACTTTCAGGCCCCTTCAGAGTACCAAATACCCCTTGGATGCTTGTGCCAATGCTATCCTCAAGAGGCTGATCAACAGCAAATACTGTTGTGGCTACAGAAAACAGGAGGACTGGGAGCACATTAGGAAGACACACCACCACTGAAGTTTGCTATAGCAAAGCCAACTCCATTATGAGTTACACCACTTCCAACCAGCAGTGTAATTCAACAGATTTCCAGTCTATGGTGCAGATTTATCTGCACAGTTTGGAAACCCAAATCTACTTTACAAGACCATAAACTAGATGTAGTTTTCCCCCTTACTAGTATTTTACAGTAATACCTTGTATGATCCAAGGAGTTACTGTAATTAGTGCTGAATAGAAGCAAGTCTTTAGCAACatccaaatgaaaatacagaagagacACATGaaatttaaagtatttaagaaagaaatacagagttCTTAACATAggtacaaatgaaaaaaaatatcagtttaCTGTACAGGTAATACTTTGAATAATTTCAAACACATACTTCTCTCTGCCAGATGGAAggtgcagggtggggagggaagtaGGAGGATGGGCAGCCACCTTTGAAAGAAGCCTGACTCCCTCCACAGACTGACACAGCCAAACAGCAGCCCGTATAAACTAATACGTGAGGAAATATCACTCAGGATTGAAGAGTTCTTCAAAGAAGCATACAGGAAGGTCAAACTAACACAACAATGCCCAAAGGGATGACAGACAAGTGAAAGCTGAGCAAAAGCTGAAGAAGCATTGATGTTAAGATATCCTAAGAAACCAAGAAGGCAGGTAACATTCAACTTGACCATTAACAGTAGGTGTTACCAGAAAAATTCTTTAAACAGTAATATTTGGATATGTGAAAAAGATACATTTCAACTTTTAATCATAAAGTCTAATACAACTGGTACAGACACTTTAATTAGGGTACTTCAAACTCTGTACCACCTGATCTGTATTTGAATCGCTTTGCCAAAAGAACAACACATTCAAATCAGTAACAAGGATATTATTCCCAGATGCATTCTTACTGATGCTTGTAACATCAGTATCATTATCGGAATGTGTTTAAAACATGTTTGCACTCAGAAAGGTGGCATGCGGAAATTACAGCTCTATTCCCCATCATTGACTTCGTAAGTAAACACAACCATTttattaaagcaaagcaaatttgCACACCCTGTTGCAGGCAGAATCTGAAAAAGACAGATGCATCCTATACACCTTAACTAACCTTAACCATTTGCAGGGGAAGCAGCTGGCTGAAAGAGGTGGCCTAAGAGGTCTCCTGACACCTTGTGCAATCAGAGCTGCAGGACAATGAATCTAGAAGCTGATGCTAAAGTATATCTCAAACAcacttaaaataatgaaaaaaaaaattataaaaagcaATTTGTTATTCAGTCAAGCTTATAGCAATCTATGCAGCAACGGCTTCCTTAATGGAACAACCaagcttttatttgctttggagTTTAAGAAGCTAACATTAGAAGCCAGAAGTCTGCATTCAACTACTATTTCAGTGGTCTTTTCAGCAGCTGTCAGCAAGTCTGATCACTCCTATGTATGGTTCCATggagctttgctttttaagcaCCTGCATCTCTAATTTGGGATGGGAATCCTACTCACTGAATCAGTGAGCCTCTATTTACAAACAGCATTTTGCAGAAGATATCCCTCTTTGAAATTCGTATTAATGTTTTGACTTTAGTCAGGGACAGAAGGAGTTCAAATACTTCTGAATGTCAAATGCACTGCAGCATCCAAACCCAGGTCCATGTATTGACTTGCCTGCAAACCTATAGGGCAAGAAGCATTATAACTAAATTTAACAGAACAGGGCCATGGTAGTTTGCTGCAGCTTCTCAACACTGTTGCCTGGAGCAGATATTCAGATCTTGcaagtctttctctctttctgtaaaatgggaCGCTTTTTGACCCTCATAATCCAAACATTTCAAAAGACAAGGGGGAGTATCTGAAGTTCAAAACCAGATTTTGcacctcattaaaaaaagtaacttgCTACACTCATTTCCACCAAATTTCAGGCAATTTGCAAAGCTTCTTTTTATTAAGACAAATGTAATGATAGCTCTCCTTAAGTCTGATCAAGCATCACAGCAGCTAGCATATTAAATTGAAGGTAAACAGGAAAGAAGTGTCAAACTCACAGTATGGCCTATGAATATAAATATATCCCAAGCAGACCCAGTCCTGCCAGACCTTTACTTTTAGTTTTCTTACTACGTAGTACATTTCAACAGAAATCCTTGTTTACATCGTGATGACCTTTCACTTTCTGGGCTTACATAGCAGCTGTTCAGAGTCACGGCTGTGAGCATTTCTAAGCTCTTCTTGCCTAcgttctcaccaacaaggaggggctggtggggaatgtgatgctcaagggcagccttggctgcaatGACCATGAAAcagtggagttcaagatccttagggcagtgaggaggccacacagcaagctcactaccctgcacttcaggagagcagactttggcctcttcagggatctgcttggtagagtaccatgggataaaacgctggagggaagaggggcccaaaaaagctggttaatattcaagggtcacctcctccaagctcaggagcaatgcatcccaacaaagaggaagtcaggcaaaaccACCAGGAAGCCTGtatggatgaacaaggagctcctggtcaaactcaaacacaaaaaggaagcctacagagggtggaagcaaggacaggtagccagggatcaggttagaaagctaaagccctgacagaattaaatcaggccagggacatcaagggcaacaagaaaagcttctgtaaGTACactggtgataaaaggaagactagggaaaatgcgGGCCCTCTCTAGAAGGAaacgggagacctggttacctgggacatggagaatGCTGACGTAGTCAACTTTTTTACCTCAGTCTTCACCGGCAAGTGCTCCAGGCACAGCACCCAAGACGCAGAAGGCaaagggactgggagaatgaaaaACCACCCACCGTAGGAGAAGATCCGgttcgagaccatctaaggaacctgaaggtgcacaagtccgTGGGACCTGATAAGATGCATCTGGGAGTCCCAAGGGAACTGGCGGATGAAGTGGGTAAGCTACTATCCATCacatttgagaagttgtggcagtatggggaagttcccactgactggataaggggaaacataacccccatttttaaaaaggggaaaaaaggaagacctggggaactacagaccagtcagtctcacctctgtgcccagcaagatcatggagcagatcctcctggaaactatgctaaggcacatggaaaataaggaggtgattggtgacagtcAACttggcttcactaagggcaaatcgtgcctgacaaatctggtggccttctacaacagGGTTACAGccttggtggataagggaagagcaaaggaTGTCATCcacctggacttgtgcaaagcatgtgacactgtcccacacgacatccttgtctctaaattagAGAGACAtagatttgatggatggaccactcggtgtgtaaggaattggctggatggttgcactcaaaaGAGCTGCAGTCAATGACTCAATGTCCGAGTGGAGACTATCGACTAGTGGCGTTCCTCgggggtcagtattgggaccagcgctctttaacatctttgtcagtgacatgcacagtgggactgagtgcaccctcagcaagtttgtggatgacaccaagctgtgtggtgtggtcaacatgctggagggaagggatgccatccagagggaccttgacaggcttgagaggtgggcccatgcaaacctcatgaagttcaacaaggccaagtgcaaggtcctgcccatgggttggggcaatcccaagcacaaatacaggctgggtgataagtggactgagagcagccctgacaagaaggacttggggtgttggttgacgagaagctcaaggtgacccagcaatgtgcgcctgcagcccagaaagccaactgtatcctgggctgcagctaaagaagtgtgaccagcaggtgaAGGGAAtcgattctccccctctactccactctcatgagactGCCCCCGGACtactgtgttcagttctggggcccccaacataagaagtacatggacctgttggagcaagtccagaggaaggccacaaagatgattagGGGGCTgaagcacctctcctatgaagacaggctgagagagttgagcttgttcagcctggagaagagaaggctcctgggagaccttatagcagccttccagtacctaacagagggcctacaagaaagccagagagagatttttttacGAGGGCATACAgtaataggacaaggggtagtggctttaaactgaaagagggtagatttagattagatgtaaggaagaagttcttcactgtgagggtggtgaggcacaggtagaggttgcccagagaagttgtggatgccccatccctggcagtgttcaaggccaggttggatggggctttgagcaacctggtctagtggaaggcgtccctgcccatggcaggggggttggaactagatgatctttaaggtcccttccaacccaaagcatTCTATGATAACCAGAGGGACTTGAACTTCAGACAGGCACTCCCCGGTCCAACAGGCAGATAAACTTTTATGGTCTGGGCACCACCACAGGGTGCAGAAGGCTCCCAAGGCcggcaggctgcaggggaaggcgGTTCGCTACCCTGCTGGTTTAGCAGCAGAAAACAGGCTCTGCTACGAGCAGCTGTACGCCcgtttgcttttatttacaaCACCCCACCACCGCTCAGCACGAAACAAGCATCTTACTCGTCGGCGGCGTCCGGGAGCCCACCGGCTTAGTGCAGAGCGCCGCGGAAGGGGCCGCTCCTCGCAGGCCCCGAGCCTCCAGCCGCAACACCTGCAAGGCACCATATAAAACAAATGAACGAAACGGGACAAAACCCCTCTCTTGGGTACGAGGGGACTTCCTCCAACCCAAGGCGCATGCGCGCAAACGCCGCCAGTCCCGCCCGCTGTCCTGCCCCACGCATGCGCACCTCCCCTCCCCCGGGCCCGGTGCGCGGGCACCGGCCGCCTCGCCTCAGGCGCACCGGGCCCGGGGGAGGGGAGGTGACCGGCTGGGTACGTGCCACCGAGAGAAGCCGAGCAACCCCACAGGGGTAGAGGCGGCCCGAGAGAACTCTTCCCTGCCCTTCtacccccgccccgctccgcccggAGCCCACCCTACCCCTTTACCTCACGAGTCGCCGCTCGGCCGCAACCCAGCAGCGAGGGAGCGGCCATCTTGAGGTGGGCGGGGTCTAAGCCGTGAGGCGATGGCGGACGCCGTTAGGCGGGGGGAGTGTCGTCAGCGGGGTTGGAAATGAAATAGGCAAGTTCGTCTCTCCTGAGCGGCCTGACGGGGGCTTGCGTTACCGCTTCAAACGCTTAACGCAGgacaaaacaaagtattttcacACAGAGTCGCCGCTTTTACGTTAAAAGCGGTCAttctctgcagctgcacccCGAGCGCTCTCTGGCGCAGCCCCGTCaaacccccccctccccccgacGGCGCAAGGCGGGAGCGACCACCCCAACCCCGAGGCGCACCGGGAGGCGTACGGCACAGCCGCTGCCGTGGCCGCCGTCCCCGGTTCCCCTCAGCCCGCTTTTCCCTCCGGCCTCGGGGAAAGCCGCCGCCGTGACGCGCCGCGGAGCGGACGGACGTTCCCTCGCCGGTTCGCCCCCGCGGCTTTCCTTTCGCCGCGCAAGCCGCGTCATCGCCTCGTGCCGTGACGCCGGTAGCGCGCGCCCGCCGTGGCGCGCACGTGGCGGTGTTGACGCATGGAAGGTGGCGGAGGGGGacgcggccccggccccgggccggcGCTGGCGCTCCGCGGGGCGCTGATGGCCGCCAGCGGCGGCAGCCGGCTCCTGGCGGCGCGGTACAGGGAGGCCGGGTCAGTGCCGGGCGGGTGCGGGGCCTGTCCCGCTGGCGGGGCGGCGGAGGCGAGCGGCGGAGGCCGCCCCGCCGGTCGCGGCCCAGCGCGGGGAGGGGTGTGGTGGCTGCACGGCCCCTGCGGTTTCCGCAGCGAgtgccggggccggggggaggtggtgggagCGTGGAGGAGGCTCGGCCTGCTGCCGCCTTCCAGCAGGGCCTTTGTGTGCGCTCCTGGTGCTGACGGAGCGCTTCGAAGGTTTTTAGTCGTTAAGGGTTTTCTGGCGCGATTATGTACCAGGAGACGGGCGTCACTGGTGTGTGAGCAACAGGGTGGCTGCTGGTGGCGAAGGTGTTAAGCCTGACAAAAGTAAAATATCACCGTTGCTTTGCCAACAGgtgggaatttatttttttcgGCACGTGCGTACAGTCCAAGGTTTTAAACTTCTACCGCGTCCGTAGCACTTTGGGAGCCCATTTCACAGGGGTGGTTCCTCGAGATAGGGGTCAGTTGCGCAAATAACTGTGAAATAATAGCATGTTACAAAGGAGCTGACACTTGTGATAGTTAAACTCATGGTGGTTCTAGTTCTGTGGTTTTAgtctgttgttttttatttgcagtgaTGATAGTCTCTTCGTGTACGATTGCATCAATGCGGAGAAGAAGACCTTAGGAAATAAAGGGTGAGAAAATCTGCTTAGGTAATCTGCTGTTTTCCTGGAGGGTGCTTTTCCTCCTGAGGTTATGTGGCAGTGAAGGTAATAAAGTCTAGGGATGACTCCCTGATCAAGTGATGGCTAGGTTGTTTTTGCTAACCCTGATgggtatatatgtatgtatttttttgtttcttgtagAGGGGAGACTCTACACCGTTTTCGTTTTTAGAGAAACACCAGTAGTGTAATCAATGATTCTGTATAACTCTCCTTGGTCAAGACATTTATGGgagaaagctgcattttttattaGACCATCtaagccagaaaaaaaccctaaccaGTTACATAACTCCTCCTTCAGGTCTATTCTCGAAGTCATGAGatttcaaaacctgaaaaagtttttttcttagtttaaaGTCAACCACTGGACATTGTTTTGCCTGTAGCCAATTCTACTGTTTCCCCCTAAATTTGTGTTAAGATCTGCTAGCACAAACTCTAGcgttggttgttttgttttttggttttttttaagcaggtaATGATGCAGGCTTAGACCTTATatcagtttcctttttcttggcttttttctttgcactaGTGTTCAAGTTGGCTCAACATTTTAAGCACAAATAAAACTTTTAGCGTTGTACTTTATTCTTCATGCTCCTTCTTGGTGGTGTGGGAACAACCTTCTCTTAAGGATTTCGGTAACTCTCAGATTGTGAACTGTTGTTCCCCTTCTTTCTATTAGGCAGGATGGGAAACCAACAGATAAAGGAAGTGATGACATCCTAGCTTTTGCCTTCTCCCCATCAGGAGATTATTTTGCCTTGACAGATGACAGCAAACGTCTGATTCTGTTCCATACACAGCCTTCCTGGGAATGTGTTAGCATCAGGTAATTAAGCAGGATGTTGCATGTCACTTTGTTATGGAGATACAGCTGATTAATTTAGAATTATAAAATAGTAGTACTTGGAATGTTGCCATTTGTTATCACTAagctt encodes:
- the NDUFV3 gene encoding NADH dehydrogenase [ubiquinone] flavoprotein 3, mitochondrial, translated to MAAPSLLGCGRAATREVLRLEARGLRGAAPSAALCTKPVGSRTPPTNVVAPQGSTKLLAIKAPVEFPKMLSSSSLLVSANKGESISSTNLEKASKPSAEDVRMFMSRKTVVAFPQRVVVSSLEEENLTTPATEGVLRKELVEEEISSSSSSDSDSSSDSEQENDDDSEVAVKTKVEFPRRDSMFSENIAVKASMLAKENLSKKSHKKYVAKKKPCKTETDMSPVKQVAFSKTSVSHETSKSKARDPKVKSTPKEADRQKLVLDPHIVDSQDLTDVTHKSDYLEEKSIGTQVAAIQLKASSVTQEDKKQKLVSRGEQKKVKEAQESEAEVVAAPKLEEETSESTVSAMGTTAKEETIQDTGVQDGERSTIEETTAAAEPAPEEFDNSTYKNLQHHEYNIYTFVDSVVVLSKFRQPQPSSGRPSPRH